TGTAATCTGCTCACTTTATGCCACCAGATCATTACTTTGATGTAAAAACACAACTGGCGTCCGTGTAATATTAGTCGGTTGTTTGTATTTCTGGAGAAGTCAAAATAATTCTACTTGATACAAGATGTCCGGTGCTTAGGTCTGAGGTTTTTCAAGTAAAGTGGAGGTTTCGGGTGTTTGTTTAAGTATAATAGAATTGTAGTATATGCTTGTCATGCCATCACTGGTGTAAGAATATAGTGTCAACTCTTGGACATGTTACGTGTTCTACCAGGGTTCCTTCATATGTCGCACAAGTTTTTGTTAGcagcaattttttcttttttgaactgATGCATTCAAAAAAACTGTGGTCGGTTCTAGATAAAGCAAAGACTCCTTTAAACATGGTCCCTAACTTAACGGTTTAAGATGATCTTGGAGCTTGTGTCTATATATTTGAGAAGCTCATATGATAAGATTTCAAGGTATTAGTGTTCTTGTATCAAAGTCCAGAAAAAAACGACTTATGATAATTTTGCCTGGCAGTTTGGTTAAATAGATGATCTGGTAATATCCATGTTTTAACTTGTATGAATAGGTATTTTTGAACATTCTATTGCAAAACATTCCCATGTCAACTATTATGTTGCAAAACTTTTGTATCATATCCTAATtaatttagaattttttaagCAATGTCATGGTTCATAAGGAATTAGTATAATTGGATGTCCACTTTATAATTGAAACTATGGTGTTTACAGTTGAAATTTGTGTGGAGCATTATGTTAGAAGCTCATGTGGTTCCATAAAATCTATCGTAGAGGATACTTCGGAGAATCAATTAgactttgagtttttttttttttttcaagaaataaaGGAGGCCAGAGCCACCTCATTTTTTAACCCATCCAACCCCACCTAGGTCAGAATCTAGGTACTTGGGCTGACCGAGCCTAAGCTCGTAGAAGCAGGATGTATGTAAACGGGGGCTCAGATGATGGCCGATGCCACTCGGAATTGAACTCCACGATCTCTTGTCTAAGAGGCGAGCTCTAGTACCATCCGAGCTAATGCTTTGTGATGATTAGACCTTGAGAATTTAGGAGCGATGTCTTATAACTTTCTTGTAGCTAGTGGTTATCggtttcttgcatttttttccaCAATTATCTTCCTCTGCACCTGTGCTCATGCTAATTTGTAGGCAGTAAGTAAACATTACACTGTGGTTCTTAGAATATCTAGGTTATTGGATCTAAAGGATCTTTTATCTAATCCTTTGTTTGTACAATCTGACATGTATTGTGCTAGTGCTAGGGCTGCGTGCCTATTGGTGTGCTAGTGCATGCCAAACAGTTGCACACACAGCATATAGGTGCCAACACCAAGCTGTCAAGACACTGGCACATGATGTTTTAATCCAAGAAATTTTTGTTGTAATTAAGTCCGATTTTGTCTTTAATGTGAAATGAACAGATAAAGCTAGAACTTCTGAACTTTTCCTTTTTAAACCTGGAATGTGAAGCTGTgtggaaaaaaagggaaaaaaaggagaggATAGTGGGTAAATTTGAGAAAATCACGTGAATTATGAGTATACATCATTGCCTTACTGATTGTCTACCCAAACAAGTGATTTTACCAGACATCTGCTAGCAAATCACTGTTCTTTTCTCAACCATCTTGCATGTAGAAAGAAAATAGAGTCTGTACTTTTCTGTAAATTCAGTATAATTTGTTTAATACACGAGAACGACCCCTTTATATCACATAGGCTCCATCTTAAGATCTCATGTTAAGGCAAATCCTGTTCCCCAACTAGGAATAAATCTTGTTCCCAGTCAAACTCTTCCATACACACACCCACACACAGAATACATAAAACTGATGTAAATTCAAACAAATAGAAAAGCCAAGACAACGCTGTAGACTCTCCTCATAAAAGTGACGAGAGGAAAAACTTGATAAAAAGACACCTGTCATTTCAAGCATCCACTCCTTTTTCGACATATCATATACATTCATCTAAAAACATTAACCTCTCTACCTTTTAGAAGACGTAGCTTGCTAGAAGCATGGACCCTTTTGATAATGTCCCAAATCCATCTTACTTCTTTATTTTGCATGTTTTCCAAAGAGAGTTGTGCGCTGCTGCtggcccttcttcttatctacATCTAACAAAATTAAATGATTGTAAGACACAAACAGCGCCCTGCtgatctttttcccttttttaaaCCTTATATGTTCATGTGACATGCTTTTTTGACACTATCCTAAACTGCCATAGATGTTAACTTCATATGCTTTAGAAGGAACTGGATTGTTTCAATTTGATTAATTGCTTGATAGActtatcatatttattttgttgtcTATCTTCTTAAAGGAACTTTGACATATTAGTCCTTCTTTCTAAACCAAAGTCCAAAATGgttcccttttcttttgggaTGGACATCTAATGCCAAATTTTTGGTCATGAGACAAAATAGCAAGGAACGTTCAATTGACCTAAACTGGGTGGTTCGGCCCGTACTAAACCAAATTGACCCTGGCTTGGGATGGTTCAACCGTTTGTGTCGGTTCATTTATAAAACCTTCCCCACCCTATTCAAGCGAAGGTTTGAGAAATTTCGACATCCCTCTTgctcgcccccccccccccccccctcattGACATTGATCGGTGCCTCTTTCCACTCTTCGACGCCGACCAgtgcctctctcctctcttcgaTGTTGGCCGATATTGTCAGGTAAACCATCGTCTCTCTCTATCTCAATGAGTTCCATTGctgctccctctcccctcttcgATGCCGACTGGCACCGCTCCTCTCTTCAATGCTTTGGTCCCTCTCTCCCCTCTTCAACGTCGCTTGACACCCAAGTTTGCCCCTCCCtcgctctccctccctctcctcctccctctccatcgctctctctcttcttccttctccccttCCCTCTCCTTGTTTTGGTAAACACCGGCACTACATGGTACGAACCCCGGTTCCAGTTCCGCAAACCTTAAAAATAGTGTCCATTGTCCAATTATTAACTAGctcttttaatattttctatttaataatgataataatctTGATTTTCCTGCTATTCCAATACCAACTTCTTGGATGAATGATGCACTCTCCAGTCTCCTTTCCTTCCAGAATTTTGTGTTATATTCATAGAAAATTAAGGTTATAATTATTGTTAAACAGAGAGATTTAAGAGATTTAAACAGAATGGCAGGGGCTGCTTTGTCTCAATTTACCAAAAAATAGGAGGTAGATTCTTTTTTCAGACGAAATAGATGTAATCAGAGATCGGTTTGGAAAGGAGGGACAAATATGTCAAAATTCCTTTCTCATATTGCATCATGTGTGGCTATTTGGACTTCAGAGTTGCATTCTTGTCTAATATTGAAGCCTCTTTCATTATATAAAGAACTGCTCACCAGCATTGTGCAAGGAAAATAAGTTTTAGTTGGATCTGGGACTTTTTTAGGTGCAATAGTTTCAACTGAAGCTATTAAGTTCAAATCTAATTTTGGACAGTTTTAATGCTTTCAATTAAAGTTGGAATTGACTGAGGTTCCAAGTTTAAAATTGTCATCAAGCAATCAATGCCATTTTTGGGCTATTTCTTCATTTGATCGGGTTAAGAGGGGTGATTGATTCTTAGGTGACTTATACAACTTttgaatattcttttttttttttttttgtgagagaGTGACCCACATAGTTACCCCAGGTCCAGATTTTCAATGATGCACCACCCAATATTCATTCCCTGGCATCTTTGGTTGCTAAATATAAGTGTTCTACAACTGGAGCAAGCCCCAGTTCATAATCTGAGGGAATGTTTTCTTAAGTTCAAACCTAGATTTTATAGGTTTTGAGAACATTGGTGCCAAGAGGAATACGAAAAACATATTTCTTCCCCCAAGCTTTAGAGCTTGGAACATGCAGTAGGTGATATTGATTTTATATTGTTCTAGTTGAGTTTCTTAGGTCGAACCTGAAAATTTTGGGCTTGCTTTGGACCAGCTTGGTCCAATTCTTgttcattttttcttttgaggttTGTGGAAgttttttagatattttttgAGGATAGTGAAGAGAAAAGGGATCTATGGTGTATATTAGGCTCTATAGGATTCTAGGTTGCACTTCCGTGCTCAAGTGATATACACATTTATATTCTCATTTTTTAGAGTGGACACTTATGAATGTTATGGAATTATGCCTTTTCTTGAATATTAAatacttataatttttttaggtTTTTTTGAAGATAAATAATTTTGAGTAGAACCATtaccatttacacccaatgtcCCAACAGAGCAATATAATATAGTTTgattctttttctgtttgttttttctaaatatttcttcattcttcattttccatttttgatattattatgattgttaatttattattattattattatttcagcTGAAGTTATCGAACCAAGAACTTGAGCACTTGAAATTGTAAATTATTTAACCCAATTTAAACCAAGATGTTGGATCTCATATATCACTGACCAGCCAAGTTACCATGCTTGCTCAAGTATAATAAAGGCTCTTTTATTGTCTGAATTTTGCACAATACAGATTCTTGATTGTAATTACTAGATTTATGAGTCACCCAAATAGAAGCTGGCTTGGCAAATTAGAAACTCCAGGTCACAAAACTGTCCATATAAATGTTATTATTGTCCATTCAAGATTCTTTGTAATCATGGGTGCTAAAACCTGAAAAGGTTGTTCTGTGAATTTATTTGTATGTAGGATTCTTGATAGCCATGGGTGCTCAGATCTGAAAAGGTTGTTTTATGAATTGATTGGTGGGAGAAAAAAGAGTAGCTGAATAGTAGACCAACAACTTATCTTCTTTTTGAGTCTAATTTACAGTATGAAATGGTAGCCTAGTATATTCGGTACTGGAATGCACTTAACTGCTACAGTACAATCCTTTTAAGAAAGTTACCATGCTTACGAACCTCTATTTGCAGATGGAGATGGTGGTGTGGTAGTTGTGCATATGTGCAAATTCAGTTActgttcctttttttcttctgagcTGTAATGCTCTGAAAGTTTACGATAAGTTCTGTATATCTTTAAATGTTGAGATCTTTGAAAGAGTGAATACATTTTCTTGTTTTAAATTGTTTCTGATTGTTAATCTGAACAATAGTATAATGGGTTATGTTACCTATGGTGCATGCTGATATGTTTCTTCTTAATTACAAATATTTAATGCTATCAGGAGGAACATAAAGTGAAAAATGAGGAAAGAACTGCAGAATATTATGAGGCTGGTGAAACAGTTCCTCATCATGATGTGCTGTCAAACACACCTCAATTTGGTGGGTGTTTTCTTTTTCAGTTCTTTAATGACCTCCATGCTTGTATGAAATTATAAACCAATAATGCTTCTGTTTTCCAGGGGGGGATATTGATTGGAAGGATATTTCTTGTGTGGACGGATTAGGGCATATCTTGGACGGTCAAAGTCAACCTACTTTGACTTCACATGAAATAGACCAACCCAGTGGTCGTCCCAGGCAAAGGCGTCCATGTTTTGGCTGGTTAAGTGAAAGTGAGGAGGAAAATGAAGCGGAGGAGCCTGAGGGTGAAGATCAATCAGGGGAGCCTCCAATTAATTCTTCTATTGTTTATCTGGATCAGGAAATGTTTGAATTTGCTGGGAGCCTGCATCATGAGATGAAGAGGGAGCCTCCACGTAACGCATCTTTAATTTATCAGAAGCAGGAAGGGGTTGACTTTTCTGGAAGTCCACATCATGAAGTGAAGCAGGAGTCTCCAAgtaatgcttctatcatttatCAAGAAAAAGAATCGGTTGGATTTGCTGGAAGTCTGTATTGTGAAATTAAACAGGAGCAGGAAGAAGTTGAATTTGCTGGAAGCCTGCATCGtggaaggaagaggagaagtGGATGGGATGTCAAACATTCTGATATGTAAAAGGCTATGAGTTCAAGTCTTGGGTGGTGCATCCCCAAGATTTTGGAATCTGGCTAATTACAATACCAGCTGGTTCTTTTGTTCTTTAAATAAAACAAGACATTAAAAGGTAAGATGATGTTAAAATTCTTGTTGTTTGTTTGCTAGCAAACTGTTGTAAGATGCTAATCTGCTTCTTGGATAAAGGAAGTTGGTGTATTCAGTGCTGAAATTCTctgtttgttttcttttattgctaatTAATATGTTTGTGGTCTTTAAACTTACTTGGTGCAAGCTGGTTCAACTTGTGTATGAAATATTTCTTGTTTGTTATTTGTAGAATTGTTTTGTCAGATCATCATATCCTCCTAAGAGAAGAGCAGCTCCTATTATTCTAATACATTTTTTAACTACTGGCAATATTGTTCTTCTATGTGGTATAAGCAATGAATTGTTTGCTTGATTTATCAAGAGCACACCTTGGTGTACTTTATTACGTTATGCTCTCTCATCTGTTGTTAAGGAAACCTCATTCAATGAGTCAGCTACTTGACATATCCAGTTTCGTGGAATGTCAATGTCATATTTTTTGAAACTCAGTAATCTACAAATTTGTGATACAATGTTGTAAATTGTGATCTTGGTGGATACACAGAAGTAGTGCTTGCAACTGGAGCTCCTGTATGATCCTAGTCCTAGCTGACTACAATACCATTCATCGCCCTTGTCAGGATCCTATTTGCTGCCAGACTAGTGGTAGGATAGCAACCTGGGAAAAAACCTGCAATACTTTGAGCTAGGAATTAGCGTTTGCCAGATTGACCAGACCTGACCTGATCGGCTGATCCTGTTAGAAATTAGGGGTTTTCAGATATGGTTAATTTTGTAGGGACTAGAGCTTTGACTGGACTCAGGTCATGAGGGCAGAAACTTATTTGGGTTGAGACATTTTGGGTCAGGCTGAGCCATGACCTAACGTGAGGGTCTTGTGagtgttttttatttttctttaatataaTAGTGGTTGTTTAGTTTATCGTGGAAATGAATCATTAGGAGTTGTAAGGATTGGATTAAACACATTAGATTGGTTAGTAAAAACTATTGACACTTCTGAAATGCATCCTATGTTTGTATTGAAATTTTAACTCAATACCAGAAGCTCCAATAGTCTATTTGCATAAAATGAAGTAAATGTCAAAAATCTAAGAAGTttatagaaaaaataatatgCATGCAAGTTCTCGATGGCTCACATTTTTTCAgcatttttgaaaataagacaACGTGGTGTGTGAATGTCCTGTGTTCTATAACCATTTGGAGGATTTCAGTCATGACTGCTGCTTGGATCCTGGAGAGAAACAAGAGTATTTTCAGATTGTGAAGGGTGAATTGAGTATCTGATTTAGCTGTGCAGCGCTGTCCCTCATGTTCACCATCCTTGTGTTCTGAATAATGGTAACGAAAGCAGAGATGACAGAAAATTCATCTGTAAGGTACGCAAGAAAAGCTATTCAACTTATGAATCTAGGCAGGCTGTGCTACAGGAGAACTGATGGTTTATGGCTTGGATTTATTCAAGGGCACCTAGCATGTCAAAGCAATGGCCTTGGAAGGAACAACCATTTCTTGGCAAATCAATGGGCCAGTCAGTGATAGAGATTTCCAAGTTTTTGCCTGCATGGTTGAATGGGATCGAAAAACAAAGAGGTTGGTTGTGTTGGACTGCTAGGACATGGGACCTGTAGGCAGGTTTATGCTCTTTGCTTGGGTCTTATATTTTTGGATTGTCTGCTTTTCCTCTTCTGTTGCTTGACCATCATTTTATACAGGGgctgcttctttttcttcttttttttttttttgcgcgcgcgcgcgcaattTAACTTGTAGCTTATAGGTGTTTCACATAATAAACAAATAACTTTCTTTAGTTTAGTGCAGTCTTGCTCATCTTCTTTTGTTGCTTCACATATTAGCCATCCTATCACTTTGTTTCTAGATCAATTATGATTGGAAATCAATGTTTCAAGGCTTATGACTGTTTTGGCAACATTTTTCTTTTCGCAGCATAGATGGCAAGATGGACATGGAATCAACTTAAGCCGAGATACAACCACTGACATAAGACACCAAGGCTACCCAGAATCTTATATCTTGTTCACAAAAGCAGCCTCCGCAAGATCAATAGCTCCAGCAAGAGCTGCAGCCTTGTTTTCACATTCTCGCTGCCCATCATCTGGAATGCTGTCAGCCACGATGGCAGCTCCAGCCTGGAGGTGCGCCTCCCATTCCTGGTGCATGCCCTTATCCTTGTATGGAGACATTGTGTTGTAACGACTTCCAGTCGGGGAAGACGATAGTTCGCAGAGCAAGCGCAATGTCCATGTCACCAGAAAATGACACGCTGCCAAAACCACCACCATGGGGACCTCGCCTCTTGACCTCCAACCGATCAATTAACTCCATGGCCCTGACCTGATTCAACATGGAAGCAACATCTTAAGCAGTGAAGGCATTAtaagaaaagagagggagagggtgtaCTCAGCTGGCGACCAATCAAGACAGAGATAGCTGGATCAAAATTAAATGCTCATGAGCGACAGACTTCTGATGCCGTGAAACAAACAACAAATACAGATAAAGCctaggaagtgtatgtagattGCATTTTTTGCAAAGTTTTTGGTTAAAGATGAATGAGTCTGTATGAGGTCCCAAGGAGCCCTGGACGACTAAACAACCACAAACATACTGCTGCTGCGTAGAGAGCGACAAGATTAATTTGGTTTTGAATCTGCCACAAGGCACCCTGGAAGAATTGGTAGGGTCATTTCTTCATAATCCAGTCAACAAAATATTTGGAGAATGAATGATGGGGAAATTGCTAGACAAATATTTGTATGTTAAATATTGATAATCAATTTTATAAAGATGGCCTGACCCAAAGTTGGTGGAAACATCTTTCTAGCATCAACTATTAACTGCAACTAACTTTTTGCAATGAATGGTATAGCACAAACTGAAATTAAGATTTCGGAACAATGGAAGTTTAAAAGATGGTGCGTATGAAGTCAGGATGCAGCTTACCCAGCTGAAGTGCTGAGTGGGCCAACGTCTGAGAATACAGATAGTTACCATGCAGATATAGACATTAACAAGAAGTGGATATAAAGAAGCATAATCCGGTCAACATATTAAGTGCGACAAAAAAAGTGTACACACATAACTAACTGCGAACTGGAATAGAGTACTAAACCAAACCTTTGGTGCACCGCTAAGTGTTCCTACCGGCAGAGCAGCACGCATAGCATCCCGGCAATTAAGATGATCACACAACTCTCATAAGACATTCCACAGCATGGTCTAATTGATGCTCATCTGCCTTGTGCACATGAATGCTGCATATGCACATCATATTTAACCAATTACAGCCACGGTGTTTATTATGATTACCAATAGATAGGACATTTGCACTACCTTTTTTGTATTTCAAGGCCTACCCATACTCTTAATACCATATATTAGATAGGTAGGATAAGAAGCTATCAAAGTTCAGCTGAAATAGACATGttagagagagaagggatcacCAAAGCCTGGTTGTAACGGGTGTTGgaaaattttgttattttcttaTGAGAAGGTTTAAATTTTAAACCTCTTATTTAATAATCTTATATTGGATGTTTAAATACAAATACACTTGCATTTTTTGAAATCCAGAAGTTCCAATCCTAAATAGGCTTCGTGGGCATTGGGCTGGCAACCACACGTGTGTGCTCGCCCGGCTTAGCTCGGCTTTCATGCCATTCATGTACGCGTGGCGTGGCATGGGCGATGAGAACTGGCACAATGTactatcaaaattttaaataatctAAATTTAACAAATTTAGATTCCAAAGATTTTCAAGATTTAAATCTAAATTTAAGATTTGTAATATAAGCATTATAGATATCAAGGATTGTAATCGGAGGCCCTTTCCAAACCCTAGCCCCCCTTTTCCTCCTCTCCGTCGCCCACCTACCGACCCGAAGCCCCGATAGatttcctcctccctcctctccggcgcgagctccgcctccgcccgaggtgttttctcctcctccctcctctccggcgccgaccg
The Phoenix dactylifera cultivar Barhee BC4 chromosome 3, palm_55x_up_171113_PBpolish2nd_filt_p, whole genome shotgun sequence DNA segment above includes these coding regions:
- the LOC103704034 gene encoding uncharacterized protein LOC103704034 isoform X2 gives rise to the protein MVIETILNNQEEEEAQAGREEHKVKNEERTAEYYEAGETVPHHDVLSNTPQFGGDIDWKDISCVDGLGHILDGQSQPTLTSHEIDQPSGRPRQRRPCFGWLSESEEENEAEEPEGEDQSGEPPINSSIVYLDQEMFEFAGSLHHEMKREPPRNASLIYQKQEGVDFSGSPHHEVKQESPSNASIIYQEKESVGFAGSLYCEIKQEQEEVEFAGSLHRGRKRRSGWDVKHSDM
- the LOC103704034 gene encoding uncharacterized protein LOC103704034 isoform X1, which encodes MAPRGRSRKVGLRRIDAAIDALTPLGFSREIVCKTVNDLLKVYEGDEGWVFLEEASYKMVIETILNNQEEEEAQAGREEHKVKNEERTAEYYEAGETVPHHDVLSNTPQFGGDIDWKDISCVDGLGHILDGQSQPTLTSHEIDQPSGRPRQRRPCFGWLSESEEENEAEEPEGEDQSGEPPINSSIVYLDQEMFEFAGSLHHEMKREPPRNASLIYQKQEGVDFSGSPHHEVKQESPSNASIIYQEKESVGFAGSLYCEIKQEQEEVEFAGSLHRGRKRRSGWDVKHSDM